Genomic DNA from Nitrospiria bacterium:
CCGATCTGATATAATAAGTTGTTGCGGGAAATCATAGGGCATCGCATAGAATTCCAGGAGATGGATCGTCGTGGCCGAGGTGGATGACCAACTTCCGGGTTCGGCGGAAGGGCTCCCGAAAGCGGACGTGGTTCACCGTTTTATCGCGAAGTTCATAGACTTCCTGATCGTCGCGGCCTTCGCCCGCCTGATCCCGCCGGTCGGTTTTATGGCCGGGATGACCTATCTTTTGATCGCGGACGGTCTTTTCCAGGGACAGAGCATTGGAAAGCGGTTGATCGGTTTGCAGACCCTTCGGTTCGAGAGAGGGACGGCGGTTTCTTTCCGGGAGTCCATTCTGCGCAATATTCCTTTTTCCGCGGCCTATCTCTGCCTGCTGATCCCTTTTATCGGCTGGTTGTTGGGGGGTGGCGTTGTCCTGATCGAAGCGCTACTGGTCATCGGCAATCCGCTGGGACACCGCCTGGGAGACGAGATCGCCAAAACCCAGGTGATCGAGCCCGGATCGGTCCGCGCGGGGGATTTTCCAGGAGCGACCCGCGAGCCTGGCGGGTAGGGCATCCCCGCGCCGAGGGACGGGAGAGAACATTCTATTTTGAGAGGAGGTTTGTGTGGGTGCTGTAGACAACATTCTGGGCTGGTTTTCGAACGACCTGGCCATCGATCTGGGCACGGCCAACACCCTGGTTTATCTCAAAGGCAAGGGGATCGTCATCAACGAGCCTTCGGTCGTCGCCATCGACCGGAAGACCAGCAAGGTCCTGGCCGTCGGGGCCGAGGCCAAGAAGATGCTGGGTCGAACGCCCGGTAACATCGTCGCGATCCGACCGATGAAGGACGGCGTGATCGCCGATTTCGAGATTGCGGAAAAAATGCTCAGTCATTTTATCACCAAGACCCACAACCGCAGCACCTTTGTCCGTCCCCGAATCGTGATCGGCGTTCCCTCAAGGATCACGCAAGTTGAAAAGCGCGCCGTTCGGGACTCGGCGCAGCTGGCCGGCGCGCGGGAGGTCTATTTGATCGAACAGCCCGTCGCGGCCGCCATCGGAGCCGGACTGCCGATCGCCGAGCCTTCCGGAAACATGGTGGTGGATATCGGCGGGGGAACGACCGACGTGGCCGTCATCTCCCTGGCCGGGATCGTCTACAGCGAGTCCGTCAAGGTCGCGGGGGACAAGATGGACGAGGCGATCATGAATTACATCAAACGGAAATACAACCTGCTCATCGGCGAGCCGATGGCGGAGCAGATCAAGTTCGAGATCGGATCGGCCTTCCCGCTGGAGGAACGAAAGACGATCACGATCAAGGGACGGGATCTGATCTCGGGAATTCCAAAAACGCTGGTGATGGACGACAGCGAGATCCGCGAGGCCTTGTCCGAGCCGATCAGCGCCATCGTGAACGCCATCAAGGTGGCGCTGGAGAACACGCCGCCCGAATTGGCGGGGGACATCATCGACCGCGGAATCGTGCTGACCGGCGGGGGATCGCTGCTCCGGGGCATGGACATCCGTCTTCGCGAAGAGACGAACCTTCCGGTCATCACGGTTGAAAACCCCCTCACGACGGTCGTGTTGGGGACGGGCAAGGTGCTGGACGAACTCGACCTGCTGAAAAAAGTAACCATCATGTCCCAGTAACAGGCTGCTGAAAAAGTCCATCTGCTTTGTTCTCGGTCCCTCGGAGATCCTCACGTACGGCTCAAGTACGCTCCGGTCTCCACGGTCCCTGCGGCATGGCGACCCCCTTCCAGTCATGAAAATGCTGGAAGTCCCCGGAGGGGGCATCTGGAGCTTTTCGAGCCGCCTGAAAAAATCAAGGGTTGGTATGAAACGGAAGGATTTGTAAGGTCCCGCCCAGTCGAGACGACTCCTCCAACAAGGATGCCGTTTATGAGGTCATGCTTCGGCAAATTATAAATTACAGACGGTTCATCATTCTTTTCCTGACGGTCCTTCTGGTCGCCGTGCTCCTATTTCCGGAGTTGCAAAGACGCCCCGTTTATTTTTTGGGCCGTCCCGTGGTGTTCCTGATCTCCGGTCTGCAGAAAGGCCTGACGTGGACGGCCCACGGCATCGGGGGCCTCTGGAACGGCTACATCAACCTGATCTCGGTGCAACGGGAAAACGAAACTTTAAAACGCGACCTGGCCCGGCTGCAAAACGAAACCCTTCAACTCCAAGAAGCCGCCCAGGCCAACGAGCGATTGGAACAACTCCTAAATTTCAGACGGACGAATGCCTTCCATACCCTGGTGGCCGCCGTGATCGGACGCGATCCGTCCAACTGGTACCGGACGCTGATGATCGATAAGGGGACCCGCGAGGGCGTCGCGATCGACATGGGGGTCATCACCCCGGTCGGGGTCGTGGGCCGTGTGATCAAAGCCGACCCGACCGTGTCGCAGGTCCTCCTGGTCACCGATCGAAACAGCGCCGTCGCGGCTCTGATTCAACGCACACGGGACGAGGGGTTGGTGGAGGGCACGGAAAGAGGCCTCGCCCGCATCAAATACCTGTCCCTGCTGGCGGACCTCAAGGAAGGCGACCTCGTTCTGACGTCCGGCCTGACGGGATATTTTCCGAAAGGGCTCCTGATCGGCACCCTGGGCCGCGCCACGAAGAAGGAACTGGACCTTTTCCAGCAAGCCGAGGTGATTCCCAGCGTGGACTTCTCAAAATTGGAAGAGGTCCTGGTGGTCACCGCCCTGGAGGACCGTATCCCGCCCGCCGGCCGGCCGGGTTCACCTGCGTCGGAGGGCTCGCAAAACAAGAAATGAACCGATGGACTTACACGCTCATCGCCCTGGTGTTGATCCCGGTCCAAACCACCTGGCTTACGGCCGTCGGCATGCATGCCATCCGGCCGGATCTGGTATTGCTTTTGATCTACTTCACGGGTTTCTATGCCGGAGAGATGAAGGGTCTGATGATCGGATGGATCATGGGGGCCTTGATGGATTTCTTTTCGGGGGGGCCCTTCGGTCTCCAAATCGCCTCGAAAGCGGCGGCGGGCTTGTTGTCCGGACTGCTGGGAAGGTTTTTTCTCAACGCGACGGGCGCGTTGACCATGGGACTGGTGGTCTTGTTGTCCCTGATCACCGGCATCATCGGCTTTTGGTTTCATCAACTCGTGGTGGGCGAGATCCATTTCATGGAGGCCTTTCGTTGGACGTTGCTGCCCGAGGCGTTGTATAATGGTGTTTTAGGGGGCGCGGTGTTCTGGGTGGTCATCCGGCGGCTGCCGGTCCGGCAGCCGTGGTCGGAAAGTCCCCCGTTCCTACCCAATGTCGATTGAAATTTAAGCCATGGATCTTGATACCTCTTCCGATAATCCCCGGGAAATTCAGAACCGACTCGTCTATTTGATGGTCGGGATCGTCGCGATCTTTGCGGCCCTGCTCCTGCGGGCCTGGTACCTGCAGATCACCAAGGGGAGTTATTACAAGGAACAGTCCGAGAACAACCGCGTCCGGGTGGTTTACATTCAACCTCCCCGCGGTTTGATATTCGACCGACACGGCGAGCTGCTCGCCAATAACGTGCCGAGTTTTAATCTCTATCTGGTGTCCGAGGACATTTCGGACAAGAAAGGGGTGCTGGACCAGTTGGCCCGCTTCATTCAGGTGGACCGCAGCGAGCTGGAACGGCGGATCACTTCGCGCAAGAACAACGTTCCCTACATGCCGACGAAGGTCAAAGAGGGGCTGTCATTGAGAGAAGTGGCGCTGATCGAATCCCACCGTCTGGATCTGGCCGGAACGATCCTGGTCCCCGAACCCCAACGCAACTATTTGTACGGACCCCTGGCGGCCCATCTGCTGGGCTATGTGGGAGAGATTTCCCCGGCGCAGCTCCAGGAGTCCGGAAACGAGGATACCCTCCCCGGAACCTCCGTGGGACAGAGCGGCATTGAAAAGACCTACGACACACAAATTCGCGGAGAGGTCGGGGAGAAAATCATCGAGGTGGACGCCGTGGGCCATGAAATGAAGGTCCTCCGCGTCCAGGAACCCGCTTCGGGCGACGACGTCTATTTAACCATCGATCTGAACGTCCAAAAGGCGGCCGAGGAGGCCCTGGGAAAAAACGCCGGAACGATCGTGGCGATCGATCCCCGTAACGGCGAGATCCTGGCCATGGTCAGTCACCCCGCCTTTGACCCGAATCAACTTTCGCAGAGCCTGTCGACCGCCGACTGGGAGGCGCTGTCCTCCGACCCGGGCCATCCCCTGACCAATCGGGCCATCCAGGGCCAGTATCCTCCGGGCTCCACATTCAAACTGGTCGTCTCCTCCGCCGCGCTGGAAACCAAGGAGGTCACGCCGGAGGAGCCGATCCTCTGTACGGGGGGCATGCCCTTCGGCCGACGGGTCTACAAGGATTGGAAACGGGGCGGCCACGGCATAATCGATCTGCATTCCGCCATCGTCCAGTCCTGCGACGTTTATTTTTACGAAATGGGTCGGCGGCTGGGCATCGACCGCCTGGCCGATTATGCCTTTCGCTACGGATTGGGCCAGCCGACCGGGGTCGAGCTGGCCTCCGAAAAATCGGGCGTGATCCCCACCTCTCAATGGAAGCTCCGCGCCAAGGGGGAACCCTGGTATCCGGGGGAAACCCTGTCGGCCGCCATCGGACAAGGGTTCGTCACCGTGACGCCGATTCAACTGGCCGATCTCATCGGAACCGTGGCCATGTCGGGCGCCCGCTTCCAGCCCCACCTGATCAAAGCGATCCGGGACCGGGCCACCGGACGGCTTTATGAATTTCCACCGGTGGAACTTGGCCGGGTGGATCTGGCCAAGAAAACTTACACCGCCCTCCGCCAGGCCCTGAGCGGCGTGGTCTCGGAACCGCACGGCACCGGCGCTTCCGCCCGGTCGCAATTCGTCACCATCGCGGGTAAGACCGGGACCGCCCAGGTGGTTGAGGAAAAAGCGGGCGTCGAAACCAAGTCCCTGCCCAAGGAGCTGCAGGACCATGCCTGGTTTATCGCCTTCGCGCCGGTCGAAGACCCCCGGATCGCGGTGGCGGTTTTGGTCGAGCACGGAGGCCACGGCGGCGAAACCGCCGCGCCCCCCGCCAAGCGGGTGATTGAGGAGTACCTGAAAAATGATCGGCCGGAGAATCATCAACAGCTTTGACGCGTGGTTTGTCGTCGTGGTGCTCCTGATCCTGAGTCTGGGAGTCCTGTCGATCTACACCGTGACCTACTCCGTCGCCCCCAAGGCCCACGGGGCGATCTATACCAAACAGGTGATCTGGATCCTGCTCGGGCTGGTCGTCTTTTTCATCGCGGCCTGGATCGACTACCACGAGATCGCGCGCTACGGCACCTTTCTCTATGCGGCCGGCGTCCTTCTGCTATTCCTGGTTCTCCTGGTCGGACGAACCGGCATGGGCGCCCGCCGCTGGATATCGCTGGGCTTTTTTGACGTGCAACCGTCGGAGTGGATCA
This window encodes:
- a CDS encoding RDD family protein; translation: MAEVDDQLPGSAEGLPKADVVHRFIAKFIDFLIVAAFARLIPPVGFMAGMTYLLIADGLFQGQSIGKRLIGLQTLRFERGTAVSFRESILRNIPFSAAYLCLLIPFIGWLLGGGVVLIEALLVIGNPLGHRLGDEIAKTQVIEPGSVRAGDFPGATREPGG
- a CDS encoding rod shape-determining protein, encoding MGAVDNILGWFSNDLAIDLGTANTLVYLKGKGIVINEPSVVAIDRKTSKVLAVGAEAKKMLGRTPGNIVAIRPMKDGVIADFEIAEKMLSHFITKTHNRSTFVRPRIVIGVPSRITQVEKRAVRDSAQLAGAREVYLIEQPVAAAIGAGLPIAEPSGNMVVDIGGGTTDVAVISLAGIVYSESVKVAGDKMDEAIMNYIKRKYNLLIGEPMAEQIKFEIGSAFPLEERKTITIKGRDLISGIPKTLVMDDSEIREALSEPISAIVNAIKVALENTPPELAGDIIDRGIVLTGGGSLLRGMDIRLREETNLPVITVENPLTTVVLGTGKVLDELDLLKKVTIMSQ
- the mreC gene encoding rod shape-determining protein MreC encodes the protein MLRQIINYRRFIILFLTVLLVAVLLFPELQRRPVYFLGRPVVFLISGLQKGLTWTAHGIGGLWNGYINLISVQRENETLKRDLARLQNETLQLQEAAQANERLEQLLNFRRTNAFHTLVAAVIGRDPSNWYRTLMIDKGTREGVAIDMGVITPVGVVGRVIKADPTVSQVLLVTDRNSAVAALIQRTRDEGLVEGTERGLARIKYLSLLADLKEGDLVLTSGLTGYFPKGLLIGTLGRATKKELDLFQQAEVIPSVDFSKLEEVLVVTALEDRIPPAGRPGSPASEGSQNKK
- the mreD gene encoding rod shape-determining protein MreD, whose amino-acid sequence is MNRWTYTLIALVLIPVQTTWLTAVGMHAIRPDLVLLLIYFTGFYAGEMKGLMIGWIMGALMDFFSGGPFGLQIASKAAAGLLSGLLGRFFLNATGALTMGLVVLLSLITGIIGFWFHQLVVGEIHFMEAFRWTLLPEALYNGVLGGAVFWVVIRRLPVRQPWSESPPFLPNVD
- the mrdA gene encoding penicillin-binding protein 2: MDLDTSSDNPREIQNRLVYLMVGIVAIFAALLLRAWYLQITKGSYYKEQSENNRVRVVYIQPPRGLIFDRHGELLANNVPSFNLYLVSEDISDKKGVLDQLARFIQVDRSELERRITSRKNNVPYMPTKVKEGLSLREVALIESHRLDLAGTILVPEPQRNYLYGPLAAHLLGYVGEISPAQLQESGNEDTLPGTSVGQSGIEKTYDTQIRGEVGEKIIEVDAVGHEMKVLRVQEPASGDDVYLTIDLNVQKAAEEALGKNAGTIVAIDPRNGEILAMVSHPAFDPNQLSQSLSTADWEALSSDPGHPLTNRAIQGQYPPGSTFKLVVSSAALETKEVTPEEPILCTGGMPFGRRVYKDWKRGGHGIIDLHSAIVQSCDVYFYEMGRRLGIDRLADYAFRYGLGQPTGVELASEKSGVIPTSQWKLRAKGEPWYPGETLSAAIGQGFVTVTPIQLADLIGTVAMSGARFQPHLIKAIRDRATGRLYEFPPVELGRVDLAKKTYTALRQALSGVVSEPHGTGASARSQFVTIAGKTGTAQVVEEKAGVETKSLPKELQDHAWFIAFAPVEDPRIAVAVLVEHGGHGGETAAPPAKRVIEEYLKNDRPENHQQL
- a CDS encoding FtsW/RodA/SpoVE family cell cycle protein — protein: MIGRRIINSFDAWFVVVVLLILSLGVLSIYTVTYSVAPKAHGAIYTKQVIWILLGLVVFFIAAWIDYHEIARYGTFLYAAGVLLLFLVLLVGRTGMGARRWISLGFFDVQPSEWIKLIVIIVLARYFSNRTPSRGLSLFEFLVPVLWVGVPLLLVLKQPDLGTALVLLFIPTVMVILVGLRSRTAGFSILVS